Part of the Methanobrevibacter boviskoreani JH1 genome is shown below.
GTTTGGGGTTTAATGAGAACTGGTAAATCCGGATATAAGGTAGGACAAATTATTAATGTTAAGGTTACAGAAATTAAAACCCGTAAACATGAAGTGGATATGGGTCCGGTATCATTTACGAATTATACCCTTAAGAAACTTAAGAAGGATATTGAAAGAACTAAAATATCATCACTTGGTGATGATTTAATGGGTAAGGTTGTTAAAATCCAAGGTTTGGCAGCTCAAATCCAACAGACATCTGGACCAACCATATTTACAATTACGGATGAAACAGGTACTACTTATGTTGCTGCTTTCCAGGAGGCAGGTGTCAGGGCATATCCTGAGATTGATGTTGAGGATATGGTCGAGGTTGTTGGAGAAGTTAATAAACATGACGGTGATGTTCAAATAGAGGCTGAGACTATCGAAAAGCTTCAAGGCGAATCTAAAGACGAATTATATAATTTAATCGATCAGGCTTTAGACGAAAAAGCTCAAGTTGAATTTAACGGGTTTTTAGTTCAATCCGAAGTTTTGGATAAACTTAAACCTAAAATGTTAGATGCAGCTAAAAGGATTAGAAGGGCAATTCTTGATGGTAGAACTATTCTTTTGAGACATCATGCAGATGCGGATGGTATCTGTTCTGGTGTTGCAATGGAAAAGGCTGTTGTACCTCTTATTGAAAAGGTAAATCCCGATAGTGATGCAAAATATCATTACTTTAAAAGATCTCCTTCAAAGGCTCCATTTTATGAACTTGAGGATGTTGTAAAGGATTTATCATTCGCGCTTGAAGATCTGGATAGACATGGTCAGAAATTACCACTTCTTGTAATGTTGGATAATGGTTCTACAGAGGAGGATATTGTGGCACTTATGCAGACTAAAATTTATGATATTGAAGTAGTTGTAATAGACCATCATTCTCCTGGTGATGTGGTGGACGGTCGCGTTGCTGTTGATGATTATGTTGATATGCATGTAAACCCTTATCTTGTTGGTGGAGACTCTCAGATAACTGCAGGTGCACTTGCAACAGAGGTTGCTTGTTTAATCAATCCGGATGTTAAAGATGAAATCAAACATTTACCTGCTATTGCCGTAACCGGTGACCGTGCCGAATGTGATGAGGTTGATCAATACATAAAAATTGCGGAGGATGAAGGTTACAGTAAAGAGGATCTTAAAAAGATTGCAGAGTGTACTGACTTTGAGGCTTATTTCTTAAGGTTCATGAATGGAAGGGGTATTATTGATACCATTTTGGATGTTGACAATAAAGATAAACATGACGCAATGATAGATGCTTTATATAAGGAATATGAAAAACGTGTTGATACCCAACTTAAAGCTACCCTTCCTAACGTTAAAAAGATTAAATTCGATAACGGCATTTACTTTAATCTGATTGATGTTGAGAAATTTGCACATAAATTCACATTTCCAGCACCAGGTAAAACCTGTGGATTTGTTCATGACAGTTTAATTAAGGAAATTGGTGAGGATAAACCTGTCGTGACCTTAGGTCATGGACCTGACTTCGGTGTTATAAGGGCAACCGATGCAGTTAATGGAAACTATGGATTTGATATTAATCAAATTATCGATGAACTTATAGATCAGTTACCTCATGCTGGTATTGACGGTGGAGGACATGAATGTGCAGGTTCAATAAAATTCATTGAAGGTTTTTCAAAAGAAGTTTTAACTGGATTTTTAGAAGAAGTTAAGAAAATGAATTTAAATTAAATTTAATTTTTTCATTTAATTTAATCAATTTTCTATTTTGCTATGATTTTTTTCATTATATCTATTGATTTGATATTTTTTTTATCTGCTTTTTTTTTATTGTTTCACATGTTTTTTCTGTTGTTTGCATTGTTTGTTTAACTTTTATATCTTGATTTTTTCATTGTTTTACAGTCATGTTTTTTCTTTATTTAATATGTTCATATATTTTGCTTTCTTTATTTTTTAAGATTCTTTTTATAATTATTTGAATAATTAAAAGTTAATATTTGTTTTAATGCTATTTTTTACACTATTTATCTTAATATATTACGTTTAAACATTGACAATACTTTTTGTAAATAATTTTTTGTAATGAAAATATAATATTAAATCGTTATATTTATATATGTGAATATATTAATTTATAATTGTGTTTAGAAATATGAAGTTAGAAAATATTCTTGCATTCAATTATTAAAATTTAAACCCTATATGTCGTAAAAAAAATTTTCTTATATTTCCTAACTTTTATATTTCATAACCGGTTTCGATCATTGATAATAAATAAGAAACTAAATTTTAATCTTTATTGAGTTTATGTTAATTATTTTTATCATTTAATTGACTTTTAAAAGAAGTTTAAATATAGCATAAAATTATAAGAATTGAATTAATAAAATCATTAGGACTTTTAAAATGAGATTGGATTGAAATATTTTTTTTAATTTATTATATAAGGGGATGATAATACGGGTTTGAAGATTATGGTTCTTAA
Proteins encoded:
- a CDS encoding DHH family phosphoesterase; its protein translation is MKTKCPECKGKGTIVIDYKECDACGGSGYEDTIDLGDHFKGINSRAKSKFDLDGAEDIPCEVCHGKGQIEIKEKCDKCNGTGYINICKSCGKVLKSNKEYCDVCMKEIKVNKSKNNDKNNKKDIIVYTLDPLCEMSDLKVGNFYQGKITKVAKFGVFVSLNNQVWGLMRTGKSGYKVGQIINVKVTEIKTRKHEVDMGPVSFTNYTLKKLKKDIERTKISSLGDDLMGKVVKIQGLAAQIQQTSGPTIFTITDETGTTYVAAFQEAGVRAYPEIDVEDMVEVVGEVNKHDGDVQIEAETIEKLQGESKDELYNLIDQALDEKAQVEFNGFLVQSEVLDKLKPKMLDAAKRIRRAILDGRTILLRHHADADGICSGVAMEKAVVPLIEKVNPDSDAKYHYFKRSPSKAPFYELEDVVKDLSFALEDLDRHGQKLPLLVMLDNGSTEEDIVALMQTKIYDIEVVVIDHHSPGDVVDGRVAVDDYVDMHVNPYLVGGDSQITAGALATEVACLINPDVKDEIKHLPAIAVTGDRAECDEVDQYIKIAEDEGYSKEDLKKIAECTDFEAYFLRFMNGRGIIDTILDVDNKDKHDAMIDALYKEYEKRVDTQLKATLPNVKKIKFDNGIYFNLIDVEKFAHKFTFPAPGKTCGFVHDSLIKEIGEDKPVVTLGHGPDFGVIRATDAVNGNYGFDINQIIDELIDQLPHAGIDGGGHECAGSIKFIEGFSKEVLTGFLEEVKKMNLN